In the genome of Hyphomonas sp. Mor2, one region contains:
- a CDS encoding aa3-type cytochrome c oxidase subunit IV — MAGDYTRGEMNIESQKSMYVGTMKAGAWGAIITLLMLAYATFTLSMGMPWLVALVVCAGAGIVIGLGMGFGGAWIATIVGLSGLAVFVQVLIMLFQLAL; from the coding sequence ATGGCAGGCGATTACACACGCGGCGAAATGAATATCGAGTCTCAAAAGAGCATGTATGTGGGAACCATGAAGGCCGGAGCCTGGGGCGCGATCATCACGCTGCTCATGCTGGCCTATGCCACATTCACGCTGTCCATGGGCATGCCATGGCTGGTGGCGCTGGTCGTCTGCGCAGGGGCCGGTATCGTGATCGGCCTGGGCATGGGGTTTGGCGGCGCCTGGATCGCGACCATTGTCGGCCTGTCTGGACTGGCGGTCTTCGTCCAGGTCCTGATCATGCTGTTCCAGCTGGCACTCTAG
- the mutL gene encoding DNA mismatch repair endonuclease MutL: MPDSAPLPARPQIRQLPPDAVNRIAAGEVIERPAAAVKELVENALDAGARSIKVTIESGGLKRLIVEDDGCGMSGEDMQLALERHATSKLQPGTDGRIDLLNIHTMGFRGEALPSIGSVSRMTLTSRTDGEDAAELYIEAGRIEGPKPAAFSGTGLTGTRVEVRDLFHATPARLKFMKSERSETMAVTDALKRLAMSRADVAFQLESNGRNVFRYAAHPDTPVGRLERLGAIMGRAFRENALEIEAEREGVRLSGFAGLPTLNRGNAQKQYLFVNGRPVKDRMLNGVIRAAYQDFLARDRHPMAALFVDLDPEYVDVNVHPAKTEVRFRDAGNVRGLIIGALRHALAAAGHRASTTVASEALGKVHAEPVQADVFRPSTLWADRPGGGANLPPPSVTLPPPSQAVSPSAPILHEPPASNYEGGLSARVEPEQDAAHADFPLGVARAQLHETYVVAQTEDGIVIVDQHAAHERLVYEDMKRQMAEGGVKRQALLIPDVVELSEDEAARVLERVDELADLGLEVEPFGLGAVCVRATPALFGEMDVAGLIRDLADDFAEYDAGLALKERFEDVMGNMACRGSVRAGRRLNAEEMNALLRQMERTPHSGQCNHGRPTYVELKLMDIERLFGRR, from the coding sequence ATGCCTGATAGCGCCCCCCTTCCTGCACGGCCTCAGATCCGACAATTGCCGCCGGATGCGGTCAATCGCATTGCCGCGGGTGAAGTGATCGAGCGGCCTGCTGCGGCGGTAAAGGAACTGGTCGAGAATGCCCTCGACGCGGGTGCGCGGTCGATCAAAGTGACGATTGAATCCGGTGGCCTCAAGCGCCTGATTGTCGAGGATGATGGGTGCGGCATGAGCGGCGAAGATATGCAGCTCGCGCTGGAGCGGCACGCGACCTCGAAGCTGCAGCCCGGCACCGATGGCCGGATCGATCTGCTCAATATCCACACGATGGGATTTCGCGGGGAGGCCTTGCCTTCGATTGGCTCGGTCAGCCGGATGACGCTGACGTCTCGAACCGATGGAGAAGACGCGGCTGAACTCTATATCGAGGCGGGCCGGATCGAAGGTCCCAAGCCTGCCGCCTTTTCCGGGACGGGTCTCACGGGAACGCGGGTCGAGGTGCGCGACCTGTTCCATGCGACGCCTGCGCGCCTGAAATTCATGAAATCCGAGCGGTCCGAGACCATGGCCGTGACCGACGCGCTGAAACGGCTCGCCATGTCGCGCGCGGATGTGGCCTTCCAGCTGGAAAGCAATGGCCGCAACGTGTTCCGCTATGCGGCTCATCCGGACACACCGGTCGGGCGGCTAGAGCGGCTTGGCGCGATTATGGGGCGCGCGTTTCGCGAGAATGCGCTCGAAATCGAGGCCGAGCGAGAAGGCGTCCGCTTGTCCGGTTTCGCGGGTCTGCCTACGCTCAATCGCGGCAACGCCCAGAAACAGTACCTGTTCGTCAATGGTCGCCCGGTGAAGGACCGGATGCTGAACGGGGTCATCCGCGCCGCCTATCAGGATTTCCTCGCGCGTGACCGGCACCCGATGGCGGCGCTGTTCGTGGATCTCGATCCGGAATATGTCGATGTGAACGTACACCCGGCCAAGACCGAGGTCCGGTTTCGGGATGCGGGGAATGTGCGGGGCCTGATCATTGGCGCTCTGCGGCACGCGCTCGCCGCGGCGGGGCACCGGGCCAGCACCACGGTCGCATCGGAGGCACTGGGCAAAGTCCATGCGGAGCCGGTGCAAGCAGATGTGTTTCGTCCCAGTACCTTGTGGGCTGACCGCCCCGGCGGTGGGGCGAACCTGCCGCCCCCGTCCGTGACTCTGCCTCCGCCGTCGCAGGCTGTTTCGCCGTCAGCGCCGATTCTGCATGAGCCACCCGCTTCGAATTATGAAGGCGGCCTGTCCGCCCGGGTCGAGCCCGAACAGGACGCCGCGCACGCTGACTTCCCGCTCGGCGTCGCCCGCGCGCAATTGCACGAGACCTATGTCGTGGCGCAAACCGAAGACGGGATTGTCATCGTCGACCAACACGCGGCGCATGAGCGTCTGGTCTATGAGGATATGAAACGCCAAATGGCTGAAGGCGGTGTGAAGCGACAGGCCCTGCTGATCCCCGATGTGGTTGAGCTGAGCGAGGACGAAGCTGCGCGTGTTCTGGAGCGCGTCGACGAGCTTGCGGATCTCGGGCTGGAAGTGGAGCCGTTCGGCCTGGGCGCGGTCTGCGTGCGCGCGACACCAGCCTTGTTTGGCGAAATGGACGTCGCGGGTCTGATCCGTGATCTGGCCGATGACTTTGCCGAGTACGATGCGGGTCTGGCTCTGAAAGAGCGGTTCGAGGACGTGATGGGAAACATGGCCTGCCGCGGATCTGTGCGCGCCGGTCGCCGCCTCAATGCCGAGGAAATGAATGCGCTTTTGCGTCAGATGGAGCGCACGCCGCACTCCGGCCAATGCAATCATGGCCGTCCTACCTATGTCGAATTGAAGCTTATGGATATTGAACGCTTATTCGGACGTCGTTGA